A genome region from Flavobacterium sp. includes the following:
- a CDS encoding CusA/CzcA family heavy metal efflux RND transporter, translated as MLDKIIQFSIRNKFVILLFTLVLIAWGSYSLKQLPLDALPDVTNNQVQIITTAPTLASQEVEQLITYPLEQAVKTVPDIIELRSISRFGLSVVTVVFEDNVDIYWAREQIFQRLKQAEENIPPYAGSPELAPISTGLGEIYQYDVYAKKGYEKKYDAIQLRTIQDWIIIPQLQGVKGVAEVSAWGGKLKQYEIAVNPNTLNSLGVTITEIFDALEKNNQNTGGAYIEKDQYAYFIRGVGMAKGVKDLGNVVVKNRNGSPVLVRDVAQVREGVALRYGASTKDGKGEIVSGMVLMLKGENSSAVVNRVKERMEQINKSLPEGVVAEAFIDRGKLVDNAVGTVTKNLLEGALIVIFVLILFLGNLRAGLIVASVIPLAMLFAIILMNAFGVSGNLMSLGAIDFGIIVDGAVIIVEASMHHLQKLKRNKELSQEEMDAEIYNSASKIRNSAAFGEIIILIVYLPILALIGTEGKMFKPMAMTVGFAVIGAFVLSLTYVPMMSALFLSKKTEHKENFSDRMMLWFENLYTPFLNKALEFKKIVLGIALGLFALGLIIFNNMGGEFIPTIEEGDLAINASIMTGSSLSQMVETATKYEQILKAKFPEIKTIVTKIGSGEIPTDPMPIESGDLIIVLKDKKEWKGKYHNWEEIANAMKEEMEVIPGANIEISQPIQMRFNELMTGSRSDIAIKIFGDDLEILDSKASELISKIKNIEGIGDLKADKVTGLPQITIKYDYNKIALYGLNISDINQIIRSSFAGESAGKIYDESKRFDVVVRMNEDNRGDITDVSNLFIPLPNGQQVPLSQVAAVDYEQGPVQIVREDGKRRITVGLNVRGRDIKTVVEEIQRKLDKDFKLPAGYYITYGGQFENLIEATKRLSIALPIALGLILILLYFTFKSYKQALLIFTAIPLSAIGGVFALSLRGMPFSISAGIGFIALFGIAVLNGIVLISYFNQLKTEGILDPLQRVIIGTKTRLRPVLMTAAVASLGFLPMALSTSGGAEVQKPLATVVIGGLVSATLLTLIVLPILYLMLERFNRK; from the coding sequence ATGCTAGATAAAATCATTCAGTTTAGTATACGAAACAAGTTCGTCATACTATTATTTACCCTCGTTTTAATAGCGTGGGGAAGCTATTCTCTTAAACAATTACCGCTTGATGCCCTGCCGGACGTAACCAATAATCAGGTTCAGATTATTACAACTGCGCCAACATTGGCAAGTCAGGAAGTGGAGCAATTAATAACTTATCCGCTGGAGCAGGCCGTAAAAACAGTTCCGGATATTATTGAGCTCCGCAGTATTTCCCGTTTCGGATTATCTGTCGTAACAGTTGTTTTTGAAGATAATGTCGATATTTACTGGGCGCGAGAACAAATATTTCAACGCTTAAAACAAGCCGAAGAAAACATTCCGCCTTATGCCGGATCGCCGGAATTAGCTCCAATTTCAACAGGTTTAGGCGAAATTTACCAATATGATGTTTACGCCAAAAAGGGTTACGAAAAAAAATACGATGCAATACAGCTAAGAACCATTCAGGACTGGATTATTATTCCGCAACTGCAAGGCGTAAAAGGCGTTGCCGAAGTAAGCGCCTGGGGCGGAAAACTAAAACAATATGAAATTGCCGTTAATCCAAACACACTAAATAGTTTGGGCGTAACGATTACAGAAATCTTTGACGCCTTAGAAAAAAACAACCAAAATACCGGAGGTGCTTATATTGAAAAAGATCAATATGCGTATTTCATTCGCGGTGTCGGAATGGCAAAAGGCGTAAAAGATCTTGGCAATGTTGTAGTTAAAAACAGAAACGGATCTCCAGTTCTCGTGCGCGATGTTGCACAAGTTCGTGAAGGCGTTGCATTGCGTTACGGAGCTTCAACAAAAGATGGAAAAGGAGAAATTGTTTCGGGTATGGTTTTGATGCTCAAAGGCGAAAATTCGAGTGCAGTTGTTAATCGTGTAAAAGAGAGAATGGAGCAGATCAATAAAAGTCTGCCCGAAGGCGTAGTTGCCGAAGCTTTTATCGATAGAGGAAAATTAGTTGATAATGCTGTAGGAACCGTTACCAAAAACTTACTCGAAGGAGCATTAATTGTCATTTTTGTTCTGATTCTTTTTTTAGGAAATCTTCGTGCCGGATTAATCGTTGCATCGGTAATTCCGCTGGCGATGCTGTTTGCTATTATTTTGATGAATGCCTTTGGCGTAAGCGGAAACTTAATGAGTTTGGGCGCCATAGATTTCGGAATCATTGTCGATGGCGCCGTTATTATTGTTGAAGCTTCGATGCATCATTTGCAAAAACTCAAACGAAACAAAGAACTTTCGCAGGAAGAAATGGATGCTGAAATTTACAATTCGGCTTCCAAAATAAGAAACAGCGCGGCTTTTGGAGAAATCATTATTTTAATTGTGTACTTACCAATTCTGGCTTTAATAGGTACAGAAGGAAAAATGTTTAAACCAATGGCAATGACGGTTGGTTTTGCCGTAATTGGTGCATTTGTACTTTCGTTAACGTATGTGCCAATGATGAGTGCTTTATTTCTTTCGAAAAAAACCGAACACAAAGAAAACTTCAGCGACAGAATGATGCTTTGGTTTGAAAACCTTTATACACCATTTTTGAATAAAGCATTAGAATTTAAAAAAATAGTGTTAGGAATTGCATTAGGTTTATTTGCTTTGGGATTAATCATTTTCAATAATATGGGCGGCGAATTTATCCCAACAATAGAAGAAGGCGATTTAGCCATTAACGCCAGTATTATGACCGGAAGTTCGCTTTCGCAGATGGTGGAAACGGCGACTAAATACGAACAGATTTTAAAAGCCAAATTTCCCGAAATAAAAACCATCGTAACCAAAATAGGAAGCGGAGAAATCCCAACCGATCCAATGCCGATTGAAAGCGGTGATTTGATAATCGTTTTAAAAGATAAAAAAGAATGGAAAGGCAAATATCATAATTGGGAAGAAATCGCAAACGCCATGAAAGAAGAAATGGAAGTAATTCCAGGCGCAAATATTGAGATTTCGCAACCTATTCAAATGCGTTTTAACGAATTAATGACCGGAAGCCGAAGCGATATTGCAATCAAAATTTTTGGTGATGATTTGGAAATTCTGGATTCAAAAGCATCAGAACTGATTTCGAAAATAAAAAACATTGAAGGAATTGGAGATCTAAAAGCCGATAAAGTAACCGGATTGCCTCAAATCACAATTAAATACGATTACAATAAAATTGCTTTATACGGATTGAATATCTCAGATATTAATCAAATTATTCGTTCGTCATTTGCCGGAGAAAGTGCGGGAAAAATCTACGATGAAAGTAAACGATTTGATGTTGTGGTAAGAATGAATGAAGACAATCGCGGTGATATTACCGATGTGAGTAATTTGTTTATTCCATTGCCAAACGGACAACAGGTTCCGCTTTCGCAAGTGGCGGCTGTAGATTACGAACAAGGTCCGGTACAAATTGTTCGTGAAGATGGAAAACGAAGAATAACTGTTGGTTTAAATGTTCGCGGCAGAGATATTAAAACTGTTGTAGAAGAAATTCAGCGGAAACTGGATAAAGATTTTAAACTTCCTGCGGGATATTATATTACATACGGCGGACAATTTGAGAATTTGATAGAAGCTACAAAACGACTTTCGATTGCATTACCAATTGCTTTAGGTTTGATTTTGATCTTACTGTATTTTACATTTAAAAGCTATAAACAAGCACTTTTGATTTTTACAGCCATTCCTTTATCTGCCATAGGAGGCGTATTTGCGCTTTCGCTGAGAGGAATGCCGTTTAGTATTTCGGCCGGAATTGGATTTATAGCCTTATTCGGAATCGCGGTTTTAAACGGAATCGTCTTGATTTCGTATTTCAATCAATTAAAAACAGAAGGAATTTTAGATCCCCTTCAAAGAGTTATAATCGGAACCAAAACCAGATTACGTCCCGTTTTGATGACTGCAGCCGTAGCTTCATTAGGATTTTTACCAATGGCATTGTCGACAAGCGGCGGGGCAGAAGTACAGAAACCTTTAGCAACCGTAGTTATCGGCGGTTTAGTCTCGGCAACCTTATTAACCTTAATCGTTTTACCGATTTTGTATTTAATGCTGGAGAGATTTAACCGCAAATAA
- a CDS encoding TolC family protein, translating into MRNSIYKNQSKILYCPFLPGLMLITFLLASTLTSAQAKISLEKAIELAKSNNIDLKIADKEIERQTVLKKTAFQPDPLQVQYQGGQFNSVDFDHNVSVQQFFPLGNVTKANRQLQEELAKLAEKRKALSSYELEKAVTLAYYQYLYGISIQRLNSELNEIYTKFLKNAELRFKTGESGNIEVISAKAKVKEIETQKEQLMYDLAIYQKQLQFFVQTNENIIPDETTSLKYPFIENKDSKAESLMTDFYQQQISVYQKEAGTFKANRTPKLGLGYFAQTINTESLFQGVTAGLQIPLFGGVNSAKAKAAEISVLQSQLALDKNKIIMNLQKEELQNNFQKQQKNLDYYQNEGLQYANQIIETAQKSYANGDMSYWSYISFLNQAIDIKKQLAEATHNFNQSAIELQFPTIKNN; encoded by the coding sequence ATGAGAAACTCAATATATAAAAATCAATCAAAAATACTTTACTGCCCATTTCTACCGGGATTGATGTTAATTACATTCCTATTGGCAAGCACATTAACATCGGCGCAAGCCAAAATATCCTTAGAAAAAGCAATAGAACTTGCCAAATCAAACAACATCGACTTAAAAATTGCCGATAAAGAAATAGAACGACAAACCGTTTTAAAGAAAACAGCTTTTCAGCCAGATCCTTTGCAGGTTCAATATCAGGGCGGACAGTTTAACAGTGTCGATTTTGACCATAATGTTTCGGTTCAGCAGTTTTTTCCGTTAGGAAATGTCACAAAAGCCAATAGACAATTGCAGGAAGAATTGGCAAAACTGGCCGAAAAACGAAAAGCGTTATCATCTTATGAACTTGAAAAAGCGGTGACTTTGGCTTATTATCAATATTTATACGGAATTTCGATTCAAAGATTAAACTCAGAATTGAATGAGATTTACACCAAATTCCTAAAGAACGCCGAACTCCGTTTTAAAACCGGAGAAAGCGGCAATATTGAAGTAATAAGCGCGAAAGCCAAAGTAAAAGAAATCGAAACCCAAAAGGAACAATTAATGTACGATTTGGCGATTTACCAAAAACAGCTTCAGTTTTTTGTGCAGACAAATGAAAATATCATTCCGGATGAAACGACTTCGCTTAAATATCCATTTATTGAAAATAAGGATTCAAAAGCTGAGAGTTTAATGACAGACTTTTATCAGCAGCAAATTTCGGTTTACCAAAAAGAAGCCGGAACGTTTAAAGCCAACCGAACTCCAAAACTAGGTTTGGGTTATTTTGCGCAGACGATTAACACCGAATCTTTGTTTCAGGGGGTTACCGCAGGATTACAGATTCCACTTTTTGGTGGCGTAAATTCGGCGAAAGCCAAAGCTGCAGAAATCAGTGTTTTGCAGTCGCAATTGGCATTAGATAAAAACAAAATTATTATGAATCTGCAAAAAGAAGAATTGCAAAACAATTTTCAAAAACAGCAGAAAAACTTAGATTATTATCAGAATGAAGGTTTGCAATATGCGAATCAAATTATTGAAACGGCGCAGAAAAGTTATGCCAACGGCGATATGAGTTATTGGTCGTACATCAGTTTTTTAAATCAGGCAATTGATATTAAAAAACAACTCGCAGAAGCCACGCACAATTTTAATCAAAGTGCTATCGAACTTCAATTTCCAACCATCAAAAATAATTAA
- a CDS encoding efflux RND transporter periplasmic adaptor subunit — translation MKISLTAKFTKILAQSSQRKLAYSLLLIAYSGILISCNEKKVEETHEEEKTSTEVALTESQYKTVGIETGFVENRNLNKIIKANGYTTVPPQNSAEVSTLIGGTVKDIFVLEGTYVNKGKVLATIQNLEVIEMQEEYHSATANVEYLQLEYNRQKTLSDENVNPRKTFQEVKAKLAAERARAQAAKNKLEALHVSTKGSSSVVPIVSPINGYVGKINIAKGAFAQTGVSLFEVVDNSQMHLDLNVYEKDLGSISIGQVIDFVLTNQSNKSIKGKIFGINKSFSNESKTVAVHAKIEPADAKDLIPGMYVSANINITNATVPALPKDAVVRNADKYFVFAEEEEHKNEKTKEKEIHFKAIEVIPGTTDLGFTEVKFVEKINSNAKIVTEGAFYLLSAMKGGGEHEH, via the coding sequence ATGAAAATAAGTTTAACCGCAAAGTTCACAAAGATTTTAGCGCAAAGTTCACAAAGAAAATTAGCTTATAGCTTACTGCTTATAGCTTATAGCGGAATATTAATTTCCTGCAATGAAAAGAAAGTAGAAGAAACCCACGAAGAAGAAAAAACAAGCACAGAAGTAGCTTTAACGGAATCACAATACAAAACCGTAGGTATCGAAACAGGTTTTGTAGAAAACAGAAATCTTAATAAAATCATTAAAGCAAATGGTTACACAACTGTTCCACCGCAAAATTCTGCTGAAGTTTCGACTTTAATTGGCGGAACGGTAAAAGACATTTTTGTTTTGGAAGGAACTTATGTCAATAAAGGAAAAGTTTTGGCAACGATTCAAAATTTGGAAGTTATCGAAATGCAAGAAGAATACCATTCGGCAACAGCCAATGTTGAATATTTACAGTTAGAATATAATCGCCAGAAAACATTAAGCGACGAAAATGTGAATCCGAGAAAAACATTTCAGGAAGTAAAAGCTAAATTGGCTGCCGAAAGAGCCCGCGCACAGGCAGCAAAAAATAAATTAGAAGCGTTGCATGTTTCTACAAAAGGAAGTTCTTCTGTAGTGCCAATTGTTTCGCCTATAAACGGTTATGTAGGTAAAATTAATATTGCCAAAGGCGCTTTTGCTCAAACGGGAGTTTCTTTATTTGAGGTTGTAGACAATAGTCAGATGCATTTGGATTTGAATGTTTATGAAAAAGATTTAGGTTCAATTTCGATTGGTCAGGTGATCGATTTTGTGTTGACAAATCAATCGAATAAATCAATAAAAGGAAAGATTTTCGGAATCAATAAATCTTTTTCTAACGAAAGTAAAACAGTTGCCGTTCACGCTAAAATTGAACCGGCGGATGCAAAAGATTTAATTCCGGGAATGTATGTTTCGGCAAATATCAATATTACGAATGCAACTGTTCCGGCTTTGCCAAAAGACGCTGTTGTTCGAAATGCCGATAAATATTTTGTTTTTGCTGAGGAAGAAGAACATAAAAATGAGAAAACAAAAGAAAAAGAAATTCACTTTAAAGCAATTGAAGTTATTCCCGGCACAACAGATTTAGGTTTTACAGAAGTGAAGTTTGTTGAGAAGATTAATTCGAATGCCAAAATCGTTACTGAAGGTGCTTTTTATCTGCTTTCTGCAATGAAGGGCGGAGGAGAGCACGAGCATTGA
- a CDS encoding heavy metal translocating P-type ATPase: MIHQDKEIKTTKNKSKPSCCCSHDEPVHTENDGHDHGHDHEHEVEGSLFKMFLPSIISFILLLIGIGFDNYFPQSWFSGYVRIAWYVIAYLPVGLPVLKEAYESIVKGDVFSEFFLMCIATIGAFAIGEYPEGVAVMLFYTIGETFQGMAVTKAKSNIKSLLDQRPDEVTVLENNTAVKIKAKDAKIGDIIQLKAGEKLGLDGELLSDSASFNTAALTGESKPDTKKKGETVLAGMINGNTIAEVKVTTAYNDSKLSKILELVQNATTKKAPAELFIRKFAKIYTPIVVYLAIAICLLPMLFVDNYVFSDWLYRALVFLVISCPCALVISIPLGYFGGIGAASKNGILFKGSNYLDSISKIQNVVMDKTGTMTEGVFKVQEVIIKPDFDKEEILKLVNVLEGKSTHPVATAIHNYVGVIDSSIELQNVEEISGHGLKAEISGKELHVGNFKLLDKFNISYDIDPSSVVYTTIAIAYDNKFAGYLTIADEIKADAQETVSKLKSLGVKVTMLSGDKTNVVRFVADKLGIKNAFGDLLPEDKVNKVNEIKAKNETVAFVGDGVNDAPVIALSTVGIAMGGLGSDAAIETADVVIQDDKPSKIAMAINIGKQTKKIVWQNITLAFVVKAFVLILGAGGLATMWEAVFADVGVALLAILNAVRIQRMKF, from the coding sequence ATGATACATCAAGATAAAGAAATAAAAACCACAAAAAATAAGTCCAAACCTTCCTGCTGCTGTTCTCACGACGAACCTGTGCATACAGAAAATGACGGGCATGATCACGGTCACGATCATGAACATGAAGTTGAAGGAAGCTTGTTTAAAATGTTTCTCCCGTCTATAATATCCTTTATTTTATTGCTTATAGGGATTGGTTTTGATAACTATTTTCCGCAAAGCTGGTTTTCGGGATATGTTAGAATTGCCTGGTATGTTATTGCATATCTTCCGGTTGGACTTCCGGTTTTAAAAGAAGCTTATGAAAGCATTGTAAAAGGCGATGTTTTTTCAGAGTTTTTCCTGATGTGTATTGCCACAATTGGAGCATTTGCCATTGGAGAATATCCTGAAGGTGTTGCAGTTATGCTATTTTATACCATTGGAGAAACATTTCAGGGAATGGCAGTTACAAAAGCAAAATCTAATATTAAAAGTTTATTGGATCAGCGTCCTGATGAGGTTACGGTTTTGGAGAACAATACTGCTGTAAAAATAAAAGCAAAAGATGCTAAAATAGGCGACATTATTCAGCTAAAAGCGGGAGAAAAACTTGGATTAGACGGCGAATTATTATCAGATTCAGCTTCGTTTAATACGGCAGCTTTAACCGGAGAAAGCAAACCTGATACGAAAAAGAAAGGCGAAACCGTTTTGGCCGGAATGATAAACGGAAATACAATTGCTGAGGTAAAAGTGACAACGGCTTACAATGACAGTAAGCTTTCGAAAATACTCGAATTAGTACAAAATGCAACGACTAAAAAAGCGCCTGCAGAATTATTCATTCGAAAATTTGCCAAAATCTACACGCCAATTGTAGTGTATCTTGCAATTGCAATTTGTTTACTGCCAATGCTTTTTGTCGATAATTATGTTTTTAGCGACTGGTTATACAGAGCTTTGGTTTTTCTGGTTATTTCTTGTCCATGTGCTTTGGTTATCAGTATTCCTCTGGGTTATTTTGGCGGAATTGGTGCTGCAAGTAAAAACGGAATTCTGTTTAAAGGAAGCAATTATCTGGACAGCATTTCGAAGATTCAGAATGTCGTTATGGACAAAACCGGAACAATGACCGAAGGTGTTTTTAAAGTTCAGGAAGTGATCATTAAACCTGATTTTGATAAAGAAGAAATCCTGAAACTGGTTAATGTTTTAGAAGGAAAGAGCACGCATCCCGTTGCAACGGCCATTCATAATTATGTTGGAGTAATTGATTCTTCTATTGAATTACAAAATGTTGAAGAAATCTCAGGTCACGGTTTAAAAGCTGAAATTTCCGGAAAAGAACTTCATGTTGGGAATTTTAAATTGCTGGATAAGTTTAATATTTCTTACGATATTGATCCAAGTTCAGTAGTTTATACCACGATTGCAATTGCTTATGATAATAAGTTTGCCGGTTATTTAACCATTGCAGATGAAATTAAAGCAGATGCTCAAGAAACCGTTTCAAAACTAAAATCATTAGGCGTAAAAGTAACAATGCTGAGTGGAGATAAAACAAATGTTGTTCGGTTTGTTGCTGATAAACTCGGAATAAAAAATGCTTTTGGAGATTTGCTTCCGGAAGATAAAGTCAATAAAGTAAACGAAATTAAAGCCAAAAACGAAACCGTAGCTTTTGTGGGTGATGGCGTAAACGATGCGCCTGTAATTGCTTTAAGTACCGTAGGAATTGCAATGGGAGGTTTAGGCAGCGACGCCGCAATTGAAACTGCCGATGTTGTGATTCAGGATGATAAACCGAGTAAAATTGCAATGGCTATTAATATTGGAAAACAAACCAAAAAAATCGTTTGGCAAAATATTACTTTGGCATTTGTCGTAAAAGCTTTTGTATTGATTCTTGGCGCCGGCGGACTTGCCACAATGTGGGAAGCCGTTTTTGCCGATGTTGGCGTTGCTTTATTAGCAATTTTAAATGCAGTCAGAATTCAGAGAATGAAATTTTAG
- a CDS encoding arsenate reductase ArsC, producing MTKKILVLCTGNSCRSQIAEGYLRYFLGNKAEVYSAGVETHGVNPRAIATMKEDGIDISNHTSNHIDEYQDIEFDFVITVCDNAKERCPFFPSKAQKIHQNFNDPAKATGTEEEILQEFRTVRQTIKAFCEQFSKNDC from the coding sequence ATGACAAAGAAAATTTTAGTGCTTTGCACGGGAAACAGCTGCAGAAGCCAGATTGCCGAAGGTTATTTACGTTATTTTTTAGGAAACAAAGCCGAAGTTTACAGCGCCGGTGTTGAAACCCACGGAGTTAATCCCAGGGCAATCGCAACTATGAAAGAAGATGGGATTGACATTTCAAATCATACTTCAAATCATATCGATGAATATCAGGATATAGAATTTGATTTTGTAATTACGGTTTGTGATAACGCAAAAGAACGCTGCCCATTTTTTCCATCAAAAGCTCAAAAAATACATCAAAACTTTAATGATCCCGCTAAAGCAACAGGAACTGAAGAAGAAATTTTACAGGAGTTTAGAACTGTGAGACAAACGATTAAAGCGTTTTGTGAACAGTTCTCTAAAAATGATTGTTAA
- a CDS encoding DUF6428 family protein, translated as MKLSDIKNILPDLENVIFQLENGNFVPEHFHVTEVGITSKDFIDCGGVIRHEKAVNFQLWNANDFEHRLKPGKLLHIINLSEEKLGIGDFEIEVEYQNETIGRYGLEFNGTHFILKNKTTACLAQDACKVPSAKEKIALTELYKNEANSCSPNSGCC; from the coding sequence ATGAAACTATCAGACATTAAAAACATTCTTCCAGATTTGGAAAATGTTATCTTTCAATTAGAAAACGGAAATTTTGTTCCTGAACATTTTCACGTAACAGAAGTGGGAATTACCAGTAAAGATTTTATTGACTGCGGCGGGGTTATTCGCCATGAAAAAGCGGTTAATTTTCAGTTGTGGAATGCCAATGATTTTGAACACAGACTGAAACCGGGTAAACTTTTACATATTATTAATTTATCAGAAGAAAAATTAGGTATTGGCGATTTTGAAATTGAAGTTGAATATCAAAATGAAACAATTGGCAGATATGGTTTAGAATTTAACGGAACTCATTTTATCTTAAAAAATAAAACGACTGCCTGTCTGGCTCAAGATGCATGTAAAGTTCCTTCTGCAAAAGAAAAAATAGCTTTAACGGAACTTTATAAAAATGAAGCCAATAGTTGTTCTCCAAACTCCGGATGCTGTTAA
- a CDS encoding metalloregulator ArsR/SmtB family transcription factor, translating to MGASKTEHFTDKQNQIATIAKALGHPARIAIIEYLLKVNECICGDIVNELPLAQPTVSQHLKELKNAGLIKGNIEGNAICYCIDETTFDVLKTYFSNIIAVTKEQKCC from the coding sequence ATGGGAGCTTCTAAAACAGAACATTTTACAGACAAACAAAATCAAATAGCAACTATTGCCAAAGCTTTAGGGCATCCTGCCAGAATTGCAATTATTGAATATCTATTGAAAGTAAATGAATGTATCTGCGGTGATATTGTTAATGAACTTCCTTTAGCACAGCCTACAGTTTCACAGCATCTTAAAGAATTAAAAAATGCCGGACTTATAAAAGGAAATATCGAAGGGAATGCTATTTGTTATTGTATTGATGAAACTACTTTTGACGTTTTAAAAACTTATTTCTCTAATATTATAGCTGTTACAAAAGAACAAAAGTGCTGTTAA
- a CDS encoding leucine-rich repeat domain-containing protein has product MNWNNYMLESKAPYGDYAHLGVLKGSVSGIYDLSKIPNDTTILGLSTPLKKFKINYTNFSALIGNDKIEAITLDYLDKERISIFSALPNLKYLQISINKQEEIPDLSSIESIEVLILANITKVQNIDFLKNMKNLKTLYIYGINSLYDLTPISTLINLEELVIDYGKMSGTGKGVKSISPLKSLTHLKYLRLSIKIEDESSNLTVLYGLKKLQEVRLLPRYFKNVYWENLIKELPLIK; this is encoded by the coding sequence ATGAATTGGAATAATTACATGCTAGAAAGTAAAGCACCGTATGGTGATTATGCACATTTAGGTGTTTTAAAAGGATCAGTTTCTGGTATTTATGATTTATCAAAAATACCTAATGATACGACTATTTTAGGTTTATCAACACCGCTTAAAAAATTCAAAATTAATTACACTAATTTTTCTGCTTTAATTGGAAATGACAAAATAGAAGCTATTACTCTTGACTATCTTGACAAAGAACGTATTTCAATTTTTTCAGCACTTCCAAATTTAAAATATCTGCAAATTAGTATTAATAAACAAGAAGAAATTCCAGATTTATCTTCAATTGAATCGATTGAAGTTTTGATACTTGCTAATATTACAAAAGTTCAGAACATCGATTTTTTAAAAAATATGAAGAATTTAAAGACGCTTTATATTTATGGAATAAACAGTCTTTATGATCTGACTCCAATTTCAACTTTAATCAATTTAGAAGAACTCGTTATTGATTACGGCAAAATGAGTGGTACTGGAAAAGGAGTTAAGAGTATTAGTCCATTAAAATCATTGACACATTTAAAATATTTAAGATTATCAATAAAAATTGAAGATGAAAGCAGTAATTTGACTGTTTTATATGGATTAAAAAAATTGCAAGAAGTTAGGTTACTTCCCCGATATTTTAAAAATGTCTATTGGGAAAATTTAATTAAAGAATTGCCATTGATAAAATAA